The following nucleotide sequence is from Roseivirga sp. BDSF3-8.
CTGAATAGTTGTATGAAGAGTAAGCTCAGGCACACCTTTACCCTCAGGGAAACCAGCTGCTTTCAAGTACTCAGCAGCTTTCTTAGGGTCATATGTGTATCCTTTTACTTTGTCACGGCTGAATGACGGCAAGGCCTCAGGCACGATACCACTGGTACCAGGTGTACCCAGTCCGTTAAGCAGGTAGCTAATCATCTCCTCACGATTGATGGCAGAGCTAAGTGCTTTACGGAAGTCTTTATTAAGAAGAGGGTGATTTTTGTTCTCGTACTTATCAGGGTTCATCATGAAACCGATGTACTCCGTGTTCAGGTAAGGCACCTTCTGCACGACAAACTTTTCTCTCAGTTCTTCTTTTACTTCACCGTTCTCAGCAAGGATCTGTTCTGTCAGGTCGGCCTGGTTACCGCTCATGAAGTCAAGCTTGCCCTGTTGGAAAGTCATAAACTCCTGGTTCTTGTCATTGATAAACGTAACCTGTACAGCATCCAGGTGAGGAAGCTGACGCCCATTTTCATCTTTTCTCCAGTAGTTTTCGTTTCTCAGAAGGATCAGGTTGTTACCCTCTTCCCAGCTTTTGAAAACGAAAGGTCCGGTACCAATAGGATGGGTACGGAAGTCTTTGCCGTATTTCTCCACTGCCTCCTGAGGTACTACAAAAGCGTAAGGCATAGTAAGAATCTCAAGAAAAGGACCGAAAGGCTTTTCGAGACGCAATACTAAGGTGTAATCGTCCACGGCTTCGATCCAGTCCTCTGCGATCTCTCCGTTTTCGTCACGCTTAACTTTGTCATTAAAGATCCACGCGCCAGTGCTCGCGGTAGCAGGATCCAGAATTCTTTTAAATGAATAAACGAAGTCGGCAGCCTTTATCTCACGGCCTTTACCTCCTTCAAATACTTCATTGTCATGAAAGTTGACACCTTTTCTTATACGAAACGTATAAGTAGTACCGTCTTCGCTGATCTTCCAGGTGTCAGCCAGGCTGGCTACCGGGTACAGATCCTCATTAAGCTCGAACAGGCCATTGAACATCTGGGTGGTAGCCCAGATATTTGCCTGGTTACGGGCAAAAGCAGGATCGAGGGAACTAATGCCCTCAGCCTGATTATACCTAAATACTTTTTTTTGTCCTGCGTCCTCACGGTCGGTTCCGCCACTGCTACTACATGACGCTAAAAACCCCACTACGGCCACGGACAATAGAAATTGTCTCAACATAATGCTGTCGATTTTGGAATGAAACTTCTATCTTTGCTATAAATCCGACCTAAATTTTGGCCTATTTTTGAATAAATAAAAACCCATTTATGCGAATAACTTACTACGGTCACTCATGCTTTCTCGTAGATACAGGAAGCCATAAATTACTTTTTGATCCGTTTATTACGCCAAATGAACTAGCCAGTAATATCGAAATATCATCCGTGGAGGCTGATTTCATACTCCTTTCGCACGGACACGAAGATCATATTGCTGACGTTATGAAGGTTTATGAAAACACAAAAGCCACGGTAATAAGTACTTACGAAGTGGTTGGTTACTTCCAAAAACAGGGTGTGGAAAACGCACAGCCGATGAATCACGGGGGTAGCTGGCAGTTCGACTTCGGAAAGGTAAAAATGGTCAGTGCAATCCATTCAAGCAGCTTTCCGGACGGTAGCTACGCTGGCAACCCGGCAGGTTTTGTGGTGCAGACCGAAAAAGATACTTTCTACTACGCCGGAGACACCGCACTGACAATGGATATGAAGCTGATTGCTGAGCAATTCAAAATTGATTTTGCTTTCATGCCTATCGGTGATAATTTCACGATGGACATCCATGATGCTGTCAAGGCTGCAGAGTTTGTAAATACGGAGAAAATCATAGGTATGCATTACGATACCTTTCCTTACATAAAAATCGACCACGAACAGGCAAAAAATATCGCGGCCAATGGCAAAAAAGACCTAACTTTGATGCAGATTGGTGAAAGTATTACTATATAATAAGTGTGAATGGGTAAAACGATAGCGATTGCCAACCAAAAAGGTGGAGTAGGCAAAACCACAACGGCTGTGAACCTTGCAGCCAGTTTAGCTGCATTAGAATACAAAACGCTGATCGTCGATGCCGATCCGCAGGCAAACTCTACCTCTGGTGTTGGGGTCAACCCGAAAGAAATCGAAACCAGTATTTACGAGTGTATGGTCGATGATATCGACCCGAAGGAGATTATACTTGAAACTGATATAGACTACCTCTACCTCCTGCCATCTCATATTGATCTGGTAGGTGCTGAGATAGAAATGGTCAATCTGCAATCCCGTGAAGAAAAAATGCGGGCTGCGCTAAAAGACTTACAGAATGACTATGACTTTATCATTATCGACTGTTCTCCCTCACTAGGTCTTATCACGATTAATGCCCTTACAGCGGCTAACTCAGTGATCATACCTGTGCAATGTGAATACTATGCCCTGGAAGGGTTGGGCAAACTGCTAAATACCATTAAGATTATCCAGTCCCGGTTAAACCCTGACCTGGAGATAGAAGGTATTCTGCTAACGATGTATGATATGCGTCTTCGTCTCTCCAACCAAGTGGTAGAAGAGGTACAGACGCATTTTAAAAACATGGTATTCGATACCCTGATACCCAGAAACATTAAACTAAGTGAATCGCCCAGTTTCGGTATTCCGGCTATTGCCCACGATGCAGAAAGTAAAGGAGCTATCAGCTACCTTAACCTTGCCAGGGAAATACTGGAACAGAATGGATTGGAACAGTAGCAGATGAGTGATAAGAAGCCGACTAAGCGTAGAAATGCATTGGGAAGAGGATTAGGAGCCCTCCTGGAAGACAGCGATACTTCTAAGGGAAAAGAACGTGGCTCCGGCCGTGAAGGCGGTGAGGTAGGTTCCATTAATGAGATTCCCCTTACACATATTGAAACCAACCCCTACCAGCCTCGTGTGCATTTTGACGAAGATGCCCTCCAGGAACTGGCAGAGTCTATAAAGACTCAGGGAATTATCCAGCCTATTACTGTAAGGCAACTGGATAAGGACCGTTTTCAGTTAATTTCCGGTGAGCGTCGCTTTCAGGCCTCTAAAAAAGCGGGACTAGAGAGCATACCTGCTTACGTTCGAAAGGCTAACGACCAGCAGATGCTGGAAATGGCACTTATCGAAAACATTCAGCGGGAAAACCTTAACCCCATTGAAATAGCCCTCTCATACCAGCGGCTTATAAGCGAGTGCGACCTGAAGCAGGAACAACTGGGTGAGCGTGTAGGTAAAAACCGTACTACAGTAAATAACTATCTGCGCCTGCTGCGCCTGCCTCCGGATATTCAAATTGCTCTTCGAGACGGTAAGCTTAGTATGGGTCATGCCCGTGCCCTTATCAACATTGACAATATAGATAAGCAGCTACACCTATTTAATAAGGTGGTTCGCGAAGAGCTCAGCGTCCGGAAAACAGAGGCCCTGGTACGGGAAGCCATGTCAGGGGGAGAACCCAAAAAGGCACCGGAAAAAAGCAAAAACCCTGAGCAGGAATACGAAATACGTCAGCTACAGACCCGCTTAAGTAGCCGGTTTGGCACCCGTGTGCAGGTAAAGGCAGACGATCAGCAAAAAGGAGAGATTAAGATCCCTTTTGTGTCGGCGGAAGACCTGAATCGTATTCTTGAAATCCTTGAAGAACAATGATCCGGTACGGGGCGGTTATCTTATTTACCCTGTCTATAGCCTATCTCATAGCCATACCGGCCCGGGCACAGGAGGTTATTACTGAGCAACCGGACACTGTCCGCAGCTCAAACCCTCTACCCGCCTATGAGGAAGACTCCGTACAGAATGCCGAGATCATCATTCTGAATGATACGGTTCCCCCCGGGCCTGTGTATGAGCACATGGAAAACAGGTCGATAGATGAGGTAGGCCTGATCAGCCTCAGACCGAACAAAAAAATCCCCGGACGAGCCTCGTTACTGTCCGCCGTTATGCCCGGACTCGGACAGGTTTACAATGGCAAATATTGGAAAGTCCCCGTCATTTACGGAGGATTTGCCATGTTCGGATACCTTATCAATTACAATAATGAGAACTACCAGGAATTCCGTGCCGCTCTTTTCGCAGAAATTGACGGTGATGATTCTACGGTGAATCCTTTTGAGGGAGTTCTTAGCGAAGCCTCTCTGAGACGCCGTACGGACCTTTTCAGGCGTAACAGAGATTTCAGTATGATACTTGCAGGCGTGTGGTATCTGCTGAATATAGTAGAGGCGCACGTGGATGCGCACCTGCAGGAGTTCGATGTAAGCGAAGATATTTCCATGCGCTTTGAACCTGTGGGAGGAAATAACGGCATCATGTTTGCTGGAGTGGGACTTACAATTATCTTAGACAAATGAATATTCTCCTGATCGGATATGGAAAAATGGGTCATGCTATCGAAGAGATAGCAAAAGAAAGAGGCCATACCATTACCGGTGCACTCAATAGCGAGGAAGAAAGAAATGCCTGGAAAGGTGAGGCAGATGTGGCTATCGAGTTTAGCCAGCCGGATGCAGCTTTCGACAACATCCATTTTGCTATTGAAAGGGGGATACCCGTAGTATCAGGAACGACAGGATGGCTGGAGAGGCAACACGACGTGGCTACTCTTTGCGAAAAACACAATGGCGCCTTTTTTTATGCCTCTAATTACTCCATCGGTGTTAATATATTTTTCCGCGTAAACCGCTACCTCGCCGACATCATGGGTCAGCAAGAGGGGTATGATGTGGAAATGGAAGAGGTACACCACACGGAGAAAAAAGACGCTCCCAGCGGCACAGCCATTACTCTGGCAGAAGATATCATTGAACGTGTAAAGCAAAAAAGCCGTTGGGTAAACGAAACTACGGAGGAAAAAGACGCACTGGGAATTTCCTCATTGCGGATAGACAAGACACCGGGTACTCACACCGTTACCTATTCATCTGACATAGACTCCATCGAGATAAAGCACACGGCTCATAGCCGTAAAGGCTTTGCACTGGGTGCAGTAGTTGCGGCTGAATGGCTCAGCGGCAGACAGGGAGTATTTGGTATGGATGATATGTTGCCATTTTAATCCGGCAGCTTAAATCTCAGATCTGATGAGCATTTTGACAAAAAAAGGAAAGGCTGAAGGACAAACAAGCAGTAAGCCTAAGAAAAAAAAATCCCAAACCCGGGAGTGGGCCGATGCAATTTTGTTTGCGGTGATAGCTGCCACCATCATCAGATGGCTGTTTCTGGAAGCGTTCACCATACCTACCCCTTCTATGGAAAACAGCCTGCTTGTAGGCGATTTCTTATTTGTAAGTAAAATTCATTACGGTCCGCGTACTCCTAAGACCCCTCTGCAGGTACCTTTGACCCATCAGACAGTTTGGTTTACTGACATTCCCAGCTATGTAGACTGGCTACAGCTGCCTCAGTATCGCCTTCCCGGATTCTCTGAGATTACCCGCAATGACGTGATCGTGTTCAACTACCCAAAAGAGATGGAGCACCCGGTAGATCTGAAAACGAACTATATAAAAAGGGCGATAGGCATGCCTGGCGATGTTCTTGAGATCAAAGATGGCCAGGTTTACATCGACGGTAAAGCGGCAGAAAACCCTGAAGGCATGCAGTTTATGTACATCATAGTACCCAAGAGCGGTCGCCTTCCTGACCAGGTTTGGGACCGGGTAGAGGTAAACCCGGAAGATGTCATGACAGTGCAGGCAGGCTACCTGGCGGCTATGAAACCTGAAAATGCCGAAGCCCTCAGAAATTATTCAAATGTAAGCTCAGTTGAGCGCTACCCTTTTAAGGAGGGAGAACTGGCAGGAGATATATTTCCCAACCCAAGCCGTTATGCCTGGAACCCTGACTGGTACGGCCCTCTGGCAATTCCAGCCATGGGTGAAACAATGGAAGTCAATGACGAAATGCTTGCCCAGTTTGGCAGTACTATAGCTAATTATGAAGGGCACGACGATGTGCGTATCTCTGAGAATAAGCTTTATATAAATGGCGAGGAGATAACAGAATACAAATGGCGCCAGAACTACTACTTCATGATGGGGGATAACCGTCACAATTCAGAAGACAGTCGCTTCTGGGGCTTTGTGCCGGAAGATCATATTGTAGGTAAAGCGGCCTTCATCTGGCTATCGCTGGACAAAAATGAAAGTTTCTTCAACAAAGTACGCTGGAGTCGCATCTTCAATAAGATTGAATAACCCCAGCGGGGTAAAAAAAACATAGCCTGTCCGCTTCCTCCGGACAGGCTTTTTTATTACCAGTTTATCTGAGGCTGACCCTTTTCCGCCAGGTAAGCATTAGCCTTACTAAAATGGCGATTACCAAAAAAGCCCCGGTTAGCCGCAAAGGGCGAAGGGTGAGCAGACTTAAGTACACAGTGCTTGTTTTCATCTATGATTTCCCCCTTTTTTTGTGCGTAGGCTCCCCAAAGAAGGAAAACAACGTCCTGTTTTTCAGAAGAGACGGTTCTTATCACTGCATCAGTGAATTCCTCCCAGCCCTTTTTCTGGTGTGAGCCCGCCGTATTGGCACGAACAGTCAGCGTGGCATTAAGTAATAACACCCCCTGGTCCGCCCATCGCTCAAGGTTACCCGTCGGAGGTATCTCTTTCCCTAAGTCTGCCTTGATCTCTTTGAAAATATTGACGAGAGAGGGCGGCATTGGGATACCGTCTTTTACTGAAAAGCAGAGTCCATTAGCCTGGCCCTTGCCATGATAAGGGTCCTGGCCGATGATAACTACGCGCACCTGCTCAAAAGGGCAGTGATCAAAGGCCGCAAAGATCCGCTTGCCAGGGGGATAGACCGTATGCTGGCTATATTCATCCTTTACGAAGGATACCAAGCTTTTAAAATAAGGCTTATCAAATTCGGGGGCTAGTTTCTCCTTCCAGGAGGATTCCATCCTGACATCCATGTCCAGCTGATTATTCAGATATGAAATGTATTATTTTGGCGGGATTATAGCGAAATGGTATGGAAACTTATAATTATTTTTGATGTTTAAGATCAGTAACCTGTATATAAGCAGCAATTCATGGTCAGGGAAATAACCGAAGGCATTAAAGTAAGTGTAGTGACGGAATATCAACCGGAATACTCTAGTCCGTCACAGATGCATTTTGTATTTACCTACCGTATCACAATAGAAAACGGCAGCGAATACACCATTCAGCTTCTGCGAAGGCACTGGTTTATCCATGATGCTAACAGCACGGTACGTGAGGTGGAAGGTCAGGGGGTAGTAGGACAGCAGCCTGTACTGGAACCGGGACAGACTCACCAGTATGTCTCCGGCTGCAACCTCAAATCCGGCGTAGGAAAAATGTATGGCACTTATCTGATGGAGCGTGTGGTAGATGGTAAGCAGTTTAAAGTGACCATACCCGAGTTCACCATGGTGGCCCCCTTCCGCATGAACTAGTAATTTGCCAATGTTCGACCCTGCTTATCGATTTTTATGGCACTGGCTGCATAGAGTGGATGCTCACAGCCTGCACTCCCCCTTGTTTTTCCAGTTTTATAATAAGGTAATACGGCCGAAAAAAGTCAGACCTCTCCCTGAAACAGTTGATTCGCTGATAGTGCAGGCAAAAAAAGATGGCCGGATAATAAACAGAAATGACCTTGGTGCCGGCTCTAAAGCACATGGTAATGAGGTAACAGTAGCTACCCTGGCCAAAAACAGTACTAGCACCCGACCGGTACGCCAGCTATTGCTAAATCTAACCTGTTGGTTAAACTCAGATACCATACTGGAGCTTGGCACCTCGCTGGGCTTTTCTGCACTCACGATGGCTTCAGCCAGACCGGAAGCCAATCTATTTACGGTAGAAGGCTGCCCCCAAACAGCAGCTATTGCTCAGGAAAATTTTAGCAAAGCTGCTGTCTCAACCATTGATCTCCACGTGGGTAACATTGACGATATCCTCCCTGATATATTGGATCAAGCTGGCCAAATCGACCTGGCTTACCTTGATGCAAATCACCAGTATGCCCCTACTCTCTCCTATTTTGATATGATCAGACCCTACCTGCACAGTGGCTCTGTGGTAGTCATAGGCGATATCTCATGGAGTAAAGAGATGCAGCGGGCCTGGCAGGAAATAAAATCGCGGCCTGAGGCAACTGCTACTGCAGATTTGCTGGATGTAGGAGTCGTGTTTATAACGCCTCTCCCCTACCGACTGTCTTACGCCATGGCTATGCCACGGGCTTCTGTAGCTCGATAAAAAGCTCTCTGTTCTGCCTGGGCGGGAGACTATTTTTGCAGCGCTCGAAGTGCAGAAAGTCGAAATATGATTTAAAATAGCCTTCGTACTCCTCTCTGAAACCACCAAAAGGAGGATGGTCGGTAAAGAGCGTGTCTTCAAAAAGAACCCCGGCAAGCTTTCCTCCGGGACGTAGCAATTCATTCATCTTTTCTGCATATGAAGTGCGCAATGCCGGGTTTAGTGCACAAAAGAACGTTTGCTCTACGATCAGGTCATAACTTCCTTCAAGGTCAAAGAAGTCTTTAAGAATAAGGTGTTCATCAGGAAAGGAGGGTGCTCTATACTTTAGATTTTTTAGTGGCACAGCAGATACATCCACTACCTGAACGTTTCGGAAGCCTTGCTCATGCAAATACTCTGCCTCATAGGCATTTCCTGCCCCAGGGATTAATATGTAAATATCTTTGTTATCTAATTGATCAAAGTAAGCCTTCAGAGGAGGCGTGATCGTTCCCACATCCCATTGGGTTTCTTGTTGATCATAGCGGTTAGTCCAGTAGGTAGAATCAAGGTTTTGGATATCTTCCTGCATAAATAAAAAAATAGGTATTTTTTAAGGATAAAAACAGCTCAATACATCTTTAGGCGGAACTAATTTTATACTTTCGCGTTAATTAAGTCTGAAAATTTTTAGCATCATGACAGATAATAAATCAGCAAAGCCTGAGAAAAAGAGCGGTAAGGGAAAGATTGTAATCCTTGTAATAGTAGCCGCTATTTTGCTAATTATCAACGGTGTTCAGTTCTTTCTGAACCAACAGGAAGAAGAAGCGCTCAAGTCTGATATGACAGAGATGTCTAATGAAAAGGCAGCACTGCAAACCAGGTTGGAGTCTATCAGCAATGAGCTGGACATGAAAATAGAAGAGATTAGAAAACTTGGCGGGGACGTTGAAGAGCTTGAAGAGGCCAGAAACCAACTCGAACAGGAACGGGAGCAATTAAGGAAAGCCTCCAATGCACAGATCGCCCGTCTAAGAAATAAGGTCGGCGGCTATGAGGAACTGCTGAAAGCAAAGGACGAAGAGATTGTAAAGCTTAAGGCAGTAAATGATGAGCTGCTTAACCAGAATACTGAGTTAAAAACAACGCAAAATCAGCTATCTGATAGTCTTTCCACACTTTCCTCTAACCTGAAAAAGCAGGCAGAGAAGGTAGAAGTAGCCAGCAGGCTAAAGGCTGAGAACGTGAAGGTATACGGGGTAAATAGCCGCGGAAAGGAACGTGAAGGTGAGTTTAGAAACCGCCAGGTAGAGCAGCTTAAGGTTTCTTTTAATCTGGAGCGCAACGATGTGGCTCCTATGGGAGGCCGTGACATTAAGATAAGAGTAATTGATCCGGATGGCAACGTTATTTTTGACGTGGCTAAGGGCAGTGGCTCCTTTATGTATAATGGCCGCGAGGCTTTCTTTACATCCAACCAGCAGATACTATTCGATAACACTGAGCAGGAGATCGTATTTGTATACGACAAGGGCAGTGAGTATACAGATGGTAACTACCGCGTAGAGATATTTGCCGATGACTACGTGATTGGTGAGAGCGAATTTCTGGTAAAATAATCTCATCATCAAAGTATTGAAAGAGGTTTTGTCTGCCGGCAAAGCCTCTTTCATTTGATAAATGCCCCCAAAATGAAGCCCTGGTCTTAATTTGGCATCTGGTATTGTGGAAACGAGAAATAAGTGCTATTTTTGCAGGCTCAATGACAAAACATTAATTTTCTGTTATAATGGAATTGAAACAGTACGAGACAGTATTCATTTTGACTCCCGTTTTGTCTGATACTCAGATGAAGGATGCTGTCGACAAATTCAGGAACATTCTTAAAGAGGGTGGTGCCGAAATCGTAAATGAAGAGACTTGGGGACTCCGTAAGCTTGCTTATGAAATCCAGCATAAGTCTACTGGTTTCTACACCCTTTTTGAGTTCAAGGCTAATCCTGAGTTTATCGCCTCTCTTGAAACTGAATACAGACGCGACGAGAAAGTTCTGCGTTTTCTCACCCTGGCACTCGACAAACATGCGATCGAGTTTAACGAAAGAAGAAGAAAGGGTGATTTCAACAAAAAAGAAGATAAAAAAGAGGAGGCTGCATCATGACACTTCAGAACGAACCTATCAACCGCAACGAAATAAAGAAGAAGTACTGTCGCTTCAAGAAGCACGGTATTAAGTATGTGGATTATAAAGATCCCAACTTCCTTTTAAAGTTTGTAAACGAGCAGGGTAAGATTCTTCCCCGCCGTATCACCGGTACAAGCGTAAAGTTTCAGAGAAAAGTGGCTGTGGCCGTGAAGCGTGCCCGCACACTGGCCCTTCTTCCTTATGTAACTGACTCGCTTAAGTAATTTTTAAACGCCGGAAAATATTCGACGATCATGGAAGTAATACTGAAAGAAGATATATCTGGACTCGGCTACAAGCATGATATCGTGGAGGTAAAGCCCGGATACGGTCGTAATTACCTTATCCCCCGCGGTATGGCTGTAATAGCCAACAAGTCCAATAAAAAACTGGCTGAGGAAAATGCTCGCCAGATGTCTCACAAAGCCGAAAAACTGAAGCAGGATGCTGAAGCGGTAGCTGAGAAACTTGAAAAATTGGAGCTTGAAATGAAAGCTAAAGTAGGTGAAAGCGGTAAGATTTTTGGTGCCGTTACTACACTGCAGATCAGCGACTCCCTTAAAGATAAAGGGTTTGATATCGATCGTAAGCAGATCACCTTCAATAGCGAAGTGAAGTCTGTAGGTGAGTACACTGCCACTGTAGACCTTCACCGTGAAGTGAAGCCTGAAGTAAAATTCAAAGTAGTAGCCGACCAATAATATTCGGCTCATCACAATATAGAAAAGGCGCCTGATGGGCGCCTTTTTTGTTACATTAGGGAGTAGCACCATGAGGTTAAGAACAGAAGTACACCCCGGTCCGGCCCCAAGCCCCATACACCCCGGTCAGCGTATACTTAGTATAGGCTCATGCTTTGCTGACTGCATGGGGCTACGGCTTCAGGACTATAAATTCCCTACCCTAGCTAATCCTTTTGGGGTGCTGTTCAATCCCCTGTCAATAAGTAAATTACTATGCAGCTCTCTTAACGGAAGCTCCCTAAGTGAAAGCGGCCTTATTGAAAGAAACGGACTTTATTTTCACTATGACCTGCACTCAAGCTTTCATAGCCAGTACCCGGAAGAGTTACTTGATGCAGGTAATAAGGCATTGCAACAAACCGGGAAGTTTTTAAGAAATACAGATCATTTGATCCTGACGCTGGGAACAGCATTTGTGTATTATCACCTCACCTCAGGCCAGGCCGTGGCTAATTGTCATAAGGTGCCCGCCGCTACCTTTGAGAAAAAACTGCTAAGCGTGCCGGAAGTGGAAGGCAGCCTGAACAACCTGCTAAAATGCCTAAAAGATCATGACCTGAACCCAGCCATCACGGTTACTGTAAGTCCCATCCGTCATATTAAAGATACCGCTACCCTTAACACAGTAAGCAAATCCACGCTAAGATTGGCGGCGCACTATTTGGCCACAAAGTATACTGATATACGGTACTTTCCCTCATATGAAATAATGATGGATGACCTCAGGGATTATCGCTTTTACAGGGAAGACATGCTGCACCCAACATCTCAGGCTGAACAATATATCTGGGATATATTTACACATACTACATTTACGGAAGAGGGTCGGAACTTTGCCAGGGAATGGAGTAAAATCCGCAGTGCATTAGCCCACCGGCCACTAAATCCCGGATCAAAAGAGCATATTTCATTTCTCAATCAAACTATTGGCAGGCTCAAAGGCTTAGAATCTTACGCCGATACATCTAAGGAGATAGCCGAACTCGAAAAGCGATTAAATGAATACGGACACTAACCGACTCAAACAGGAATCAAGCCCTTATTTACAACAGCATGCTCACAATCCGGTAGATTGGTATCCATGGGGTACTGAGGCACTGGAAAAAGCACGGATTGAGGATAAACCGATCATTGTGAGTGTGGGGTATTCTGCCTGTCATTGGTGTCACGTAATGGAACGCGAGTCTTTTGAAAACAAGGACATTGCAGACATTATGAATGAGTTTTTCATCTGTATAAAGGTAGACAGGGAAGAACGACCCGATGTGGACCAGATTTATATGGATGCGATACAAACAATGGGCCTGCAGGGTGGGTGGCCATTAAATGTTTTCCTTACGCCTGATCAAAAGCCATTTTATGGCGGCACATATTTCCCTCCGGCCCAGTGGGCCTCTGTTTGCCGCCAGATTGCAACAGCATACCGGGATCATAATGATCAGATTCGTGATTCGGCAGAAAATTTTGCTAAGGAGCTTAACCACAGTGAAGTAGCCAAGTATGGACTGACTGAGGAGCAGGGCGTGATTGCTACCGGAGATCTGCATCACATGTTTGCAGTACTTAACGGGCGATTGGATACGGAGAGAGGAGGCATGAATAAAGCCCCGAAATTCCCTATGCCTTGCATATGGGAATTTGTGTTTCAATACTATGCATGGAGTGGTAATGAGGAAGCCCTGAACGCGTTTGTCCTTACCCTGGATCATATGGCAGCAGGAGGTATCTATGATCAGGTAGGCGGGGGATTTGCCCGCTACTCGATAGATGCGGAATGGTTTATTCCGCATTTTGAAAAAATGTTATACGATAACGGTCAGCTTCTAAGCCTCTATGCAAAAGGATATCAGGCAACTGAAAAAGAGACCTATAAGCGGGTAGTATACCAGACTGTAGAGTGGCTGGAGAGAGAAATGACATCGCCACAGGGAGGCTTTTACTCTGCTCTGGACGCTGACAGTGAAGGTGAAGAAGGAAAGTTTTACGTTTGGACAGAGCAGGAGTTTGATAACTTACTCGGAAACGATGCCTCTCTGGCTAAGCAGCTATATCATATCAAAAAAACAGGGAACTGGGAAGATGGTAAAAACATACCCTATCGTGCGCCAGATATAGCTGAAAGCCTCACTGCAACAGGTATGGACATAGAGAGCTTGCAAAAGGCAATCGGAGAAATAAACGCAAAACTTTTAAAAGCCCGAAATAAGAGGATAAGACCGGGTACCGATGATAAAATACTTGCCGGCTGGAATGGCATTACACTCACGGGCCTGGCTGATGCCTACGAGGTTTTTGGCGAGAGCAGATTCCTGGAGCTAGCTGAGAGGAATGCGCACTT
It contains:
- a CDS encoding ABC transporter substrate-binding protein yields the protein MLRQFLLSVAVVGFLASCSSSGGTDREDAGQKKVFRYNQAEGISSLDPAFARNQANIWATTQMFNGLFELNEDLYPVASLADTWKISEDGTTYTFRIRKGVNFHDNEVFEGGKGREIKAADFVYSFKRILDPATASTGAWIFNDKVKRDENGEIAEDWIEAVDDYTLVLRLEKPFGPFLEILTMPYAFVVPQEAVEKYGKDFRTHPIGTGPFVFKSWEEGNNLILLRNENYWRKDENGRQLPHLDAVQVTFINDKNQEFMTFQQGKLDFMSGNQADLTEQILAENGEVKEELREKFVVQKVPYLNTEYIGFMMNPDKYENKNHPLLNKDFRKALSSAINREEMISYLLNGLGTPGTSGIVPEALPSFSRDKVKGYTYDPKKAAEYLKAAGFPEGKGVPELTLHTTIQSKPIIEYLQKQWEAIGVKVNIEINQVATHQEMVDNGKVVFFRGSWLGDYPDAENYLSMFYSGNFAPAGPNKTNFSNKAFDDLYNKARYESEGFNRVDMYQAMDNIIVEEAPIIVLFYDEVLRLKQNYVKGLEPNPMNIPRLERVDFASQDQPVM
- a CDS encoding metal-dependent hydrolase, whose amino-acid sequence is MRITYYGHSCFLVDTGSHKLLFDPFITPNELASNIEISSVEADFILLSHGHEDHIADVMKVYENTKATVISTYEVVGYFQKQGVENAQPMNHGGSWQFDFGKVKMVSAIHSSSFPDGSYAGNPAGFVVQTEKDTFYYAGDTALTMDMKLIAEQFKIDFAFMPIGDNFTMDIHDAVKAAEFVNTEKIIGMHYDTFPYIKIDHEQAKNIAANGKKDLTLMQIGESITI
- a CDS encoding ParA family protein; protein product: MGKTIAIANQKGGVGKTTTAVNLAASLAALEYKTLIVDADPQANSTSGVGVNPKEIETSIYECMVDDIDPKEIILETDIDYLYLLPSHIDLVGAEIEMVNLQSREEKMRAALKDLQNDYDFIIIDCSPSLGLITINALTAANSVIIPVQCEYYALEGLGKLLNTIKIIQSRLNPDLEIEGILLTMYDMRLRLSNQVVEEVQTHFKNMVFDTLIPRNIKLSESPSFGIPAIAHDAESKGAISYLNLAREILEQNGLEQ
- a CDS encoding ParB/RepB/Spo0J family partition protein; protein product: MSDKKPTKRRNALGRGLGALLEDSDTSKGKERGSGREGGEVGSINEIPLTHIETNPYQPRVHFDEDALQELAESIKTQGIIQPITVRQLDKDRFQLISGERRFQASKKAGLESIPAYVRKANDQQMLEMALIENIQRENLNPIEIALSYQRLISECDLKQEQLGERVGKNRTTVNNYLRLLRLPPDIQIALRDGKLSMGHARALINIDNIDKQLHLFNKVVREELSVRKTEALVREAMSGGEPKKAPEKSKNPEQEYEIRQLQTRLSSRFGTRVQVKADDQQKGEIKIPFVSAEDLNRILEILEEQ
- a CDS encoding DUF5683 domain-containing protein gives rise to the protein MIRYGAVILFTLSIAYLIAIPARAQEVITEQPDTVRSSNPLPAYEEDSVQNAEIIILNDTVPPGPVYEHMENRSIDEVGLISLRPNKKIPGRASLLSAVMPGLGQVYNGKYWKVPVIYGGFAMFGYLINYNNENYQEFRAALFAEIDGDDSTVNPFEGVLSEASLRRRTDLFRRNRDFSMILAGVWYLLNIVEAHVDAHLQEFDVSEDISMRFEPVGGNNGIMFAGVGLTIILDK
- the dapB gene encoding 4-hydroxy-tetrahydrodipicolinate reductase; this translates as MNILLIGYGKMGHAIEEIAKERGHTITGALNSEEERNAWKGEADVAIEFSQPDAAFDNIHFAIERGIPVVSGTTGWLERQHDVATLCEKHNGAFFYASNYSIGVNIFFRVNRYLADIMGQQEGYDVEMEEVHHTEKKDAPSGTAITLAEDIIERVKQKSRWVNETTEEKDALGISSLRIDKTPGTHTVTYSSDIDSIEIKHTAHSRKGFALGAVVAAEWLSGRQGVFGMDDMLPF
- the lepB gene encoding signal peptidase I; this translates as MSILTKKGKAEGQTSSKPKKKKSQTREWADAILFAVIAATIIRWLFLEAFTIPTPSMENSLLVGDFLFVSKIHYGPRTPKTPLQVPLTHQTVWFTDIPSYVDWLQLPQYRLPGFSEITRNDVIVFNYPKEMEHPVDLKTNYIKRAIGMPGDVLEIKDGQVYIDGKAAENPEGMQFMYIIVPKSGRLPDQVWDRVEVNPEDVMTVQAGYLAAMKPENAEALRNYSNVSSVERYPFKEGELAGDIFPNPSRYAWNPDWYGPLAIPAMGETMEVNDEMLAQFGSTIANYEGHDDVRISENKLYINGEEITEYKWRQNYYFMMGDNRHNSEDSRFWGFVPEDHIVGKAAFIWLSLDKNESFFNKVRWSRIFNKIE